From Synoicihabitans lomoniglobus, the proteins below share one genomic window:
- a CDS encoding purine nucleoside permease: MRLFKLIGLILGLGVTGVTAAEPIKVKVVVVAMFEAGADTGDRPGEFQYWVEREGLTETYAFPQGYRDLRGTPNGEILGVVTGVGTAKSAATIMAVGLDPRFDLTEAYWVVAGISGVDPNDMSLGSAAWAEWLVDGDLAHEIDIREAPEGWTTGYIPLRKAHPYQQPVDRSEGEAFRLVPSLVEWAYQLTKDTELADSAAMQKRRALYVGYPVAQRPPFVLKGDQLAAMTYWHGEKMNQWANEWVKYYSDGEGEFVTSAMEDTGTYGSLLWLDRAGKVDVQRMLVLRTASNFSMQWPGGDAAESLSGEKLGPGYSAYIPSLDAAHRVGSRVVHALIEGWATYQHELPQP; this comes from the coding sequence ATGCGTTTGTTCAAATTAATCGGATTGATACTGGGGTTGGGAGTAACGGGCGTGACGGCGGCGGAGCCGATCAAGGTCAAAGTGGTGGTGGTGGCGATGTTCGAGGCGGGGGCCGACACCGGGGATCGCCCGGGCGAGTTTCAATACTGGGTCGAGCGCGAGGGGCTGACCGAAACGTATGCCTTTCCCCAAGGTTACCGTGACCTGCGCGGCACGCCGAATGGCGAAATCCTCGGCGTGGTGACGGGAGTTGGCACGGCCAAGAGTGCCGCCACGATCATGGCGGTGGGGTTGGACCCGCGCTTTGACCTGACCGAAGCCTATTGGGTGGTGGCGGGCATCTCCGGAGTCGACCCGAATGACATGTCGTTGGGGTCGGCGGCGTGGGCCGAGTGGCTCGTTGACGGCGATCTCGCGCATGAGATCGACATCCGCGAAGCGCCGGAAGGCTGGACGACGGGCTACATTCCGTTGCGCAAGGCGCATCCGTATCAGCAGCCGGTCGATCGCAGCGAGGGCGAAGCGTTTCGCCTCGTGCCGTCGCTGGTGGAGTGGGCGTATCAACTCACCAAGGACACGGAACTGGCGGATTCCGCGGCCATGCAAAAGCGCCGCGCGCTGTATGTGGGGTATCCGGTGGCGCAGCGTCCGCCGTTCGTGCTCAAAGGCGACCAACTCGCGGCGATGACTTATTGGCACGGGGAAAAGATGAACCAGTGGGCCAACGAGTGGGTGAAGTATTACTCGGACGGCGAAGGTGAGTTCGTCACCAGCGCGATGGAAGACACGGGCACCTACGGTTCTCTGCTGTGGCTGGATCGAGCGGGCAAAGTCGATGTGCAACGCATGCTCGTGCTGCGCACGGCGAGTAATTTTTCGATGCAATGGCCCGGGGGCGACGCCGCGGAGAGTTTGAGTGGCGAAAAGCTCGGTCCCGGTTACTCGGCGTATATTCCGTCACTCGACGCCGCTCACCGGGTGGGCAGTCGCGTGGTGCACGCCTTGATCGAAGGTTGGGCCACGTATCAGCACGAGTTGCCGCAGCCGTAG
- a CDS encoding cysteine desulfurase family protein, producing MPYFDYNATTPLTAAAREAWLGAQTDAWQNASSPHRAGARVGLRLQAAREKIGLVMDCRADRVVFTGGATEAAHGIMQHLSEQLPADAKIAVNSTEHPCVLGAVGSYFESEQVVRLPVETSGRIEMSAVEAALGEGVKAVVVMAANNETGVLQPWEEIAELCRHAGATFVCDASQWLGKLPAGGLAAADWVFGAAHKFGGPKGVGFLLRPAGDNGFSLRRGGGQESGQRGGTEDFPGIAAMVAALLEAEQSKVLHESDRLRTREAFEREIQRRLPDTRVVGAAAERLWNTIALVMPHGENHRWVARLDKCQLQVSTGSACASGKDAPSHVLAAMRVTGEEARRVIRISAGWETTPQEWQELADALVVVAPSTKPASAVISI from the coding sequence GTGCCTTATTTTGATTACAACGCCACGACTCCGCTGACCGCCGCTGCCCGCGAGGCGTGGCTGGGCGCGCAGACGGACGCCTGGCAAAATGCCTCATCACCGCATCGCGCCGGGGCCCGCGTGGGCCTTCGTCTGCAGGCGGCGCGGGAGAAGATCGGTTTGGTGATGGATTGCAGAGCCGACCGCGTTGTTTTTACCGGGGGCGCGACCGAGGCGGCGCATGGAATCATGCAGCATCTGTCCGAGCAGCTGCCGGCGGACGCGAAAATCGCGGTCAACAGCACGGAGCATCCGTGCGTGTTGGGAGCGGTGGGATCGTATTTTGAGTCGGAGCAGGTCGTGCGATTGCCGGTGGAGACGAGCGGCCGCATCGAAATGAGCGCGGTCGAGGCGGCTTTGGGCGAAGGCGTCAAAGCGGTCGTCGTCATGGCGGCGAACAACGAAACGGGCGTGCTGCAACCGTGGGAGGAAATCGCCGAGCTGTGTCGGCACGCCGGGGCGACGTTTGTGTGCGACGCTTCGCAGTGGTTGGGCAAATTGCCCGCCGGTGGTCTCGCGGCGGCGGACTGGGTTTTCGGCGCGGCGCATAAGTTTGGCGGCCCCAAGGGAGTGGGTTTTCTGCTGCGACCGGCGGGAGACAACGGCTTCAGCCTGCGTCGCGGTGGCGGTCAGGAATCCGGTCAGCGCGGCGGCACGGAGGATTTTCCCGGCATTGCCGCGATGGTGGCGGCGCTACTCGAAGCGGAGCAGTCAAAAGTGTTGCACGAGAGTGACCGGCTGCGCACCCGCGAGGCCTTTGAGCGTGAGATCCAGCGCCGACTGCCGGACACCCGGGTGGTGGGGGCAGCGGCCGAGCGGTTATGGAACACCATCGCACTGGTGATGCCCCACGGGGAAAACCACCGCTGGGTGGCGCGCCTCGACAAGTGCCAGTTGCAGGTGTCGACCGGCTCGGCGTGCGCGAGTGGCAAGGATGCGCCTTCGCATGTGTTGGCGGCGATGCGCGTGACTGGAGAGGAAGCGCGGCGGGTGATTCGCATCAGCGCGGGTTGGGAAACCACGCCGCAGGAATGGCAGGAGTTGGCCGATGCCTTGGTGGTGGTGGCTCCGTCGACCAAGCCGGCTTCGGCCGTGATTTCGATCTGA
- a CDS encoding TlpA family protein disulfide reductase, which yields MSASILPHRFVGFGLIVLLTTLAAGPLGASAGSEWHALKKFAESTDQKRPSTADDSPLGLMSVGRPRTNEVDPQIGQLALLKMKLEAFIRDYPDDKNVPEARAMRATAVPLVAEGLGHSFDEVAWLEEVEAVRALPKLSDDAHAQIELTWIRHRYREGARDGFTRGKVRELTGVMREFVERHKRDARSAAVALTAGNLLCSFEESEAEQFYRDAKKIGSRLDRKTAGQAEEALAVLSFRHRPAELAFTAADGREVDLAKLRGKVVIVDFWASWCPPCRVEAPELAALYRQYREQGLEVVGVSLDQSRQKMEAFATKSGMTWPHYFDGNGWRTELSVKFGISSIPTVWIFDRTGRLVHNDARGKLEALVPQLLAMK from the coding sequence ATGAGTGCTTCGATACTACCCCATCGATTCGTCGGATTCGGACTGATCGTGCTGCTGACCACTTTGGCGGCCGGGCCCTTGGGAGCCAGTGCGGGCAGCGAGTGGCACGCGTTGAAAAAATTTGCCGAGTCGACCGATCAAAAGCGCCCGAGCACAGCCGATGATTCGCCGCTGGGGTTGATGAGTGTGGGACGCCCGCGCACGAACGAGGTCGACCCGCAGATCGGTCAGCTCGCGTTGCTGAAGATGAAGTTGGAAGCGTTCATTCGCGACTATCCCGACGATAAAAACGTGCCGGAGGCCCGCGCCATGAGGGCAACCGCGGTGCCGTTGGTGGCCGAAGGCTTGGGGCACAGCTTTGACGAGGTGGCGTGGCTGGAGGAGGTCGAGGCGGTGCGGGCGCTGCCGAAGTTGTCCGACGACGCTCATGCCCAGATCGAGCTGACTTGGATTCGGCACCGCTACCGCGAAGGTGCCCGCGACGGTTTTACCCGGGGCAAGGTCCGGGAGCTGACCGGGGTCATGCGTGAATTTGTGGAACGTCACAAACGCGATGCGCGTTCGGCCGCGGTCGCGCTCACGGCGGGAAATCTGCTGTGTTCGTTCGAGGAGTCGGAGGCCGAGCAGTTTTACCGAGACGCCAAAAAAATCGGATCTCGTCTGGATCGGAAAACCGCCGGCCAAGCCGAGGAAGCGTTGGCGGTGTTGAGTTTCCGGCATCGGCCGGCGGAGTTGGCGTTTACGGCGGCCGATGGCCGGGAGGTGGATCTGGCCAAATTGCGCGGCAAGGTGGTCATCGTGGATTTTTGGGCGTCGTGGTGCCCGCCCTGTCGGGTTGAGGCGCCGGAGTTGGCGGCGTTATATCGCCAGTATCGGGAGCAAGGGCTCGAAGTCGTGGGCGTTTCGCTCGATCAGAGCCGACAGAAAATGGAGGCGTTTGCCACCAAGTCGGGTATGACCTGGCCGCACTATTTCGACGGGAACGGCTGGCGAACGGAATTGAGCGTGAAGTTTGGCATTTCCTCGATTCCCACGGTTTGGATTTTCGATCGCACGGGACGGTTGGTGCACAATGACGCGCGCGGAAAGTTGGAGGCACTGGTGCCGCAGCTGTTAGCCATGAAGTAA
- a CDS encoding peptidylprolyl isomerase, with the protein MSTENSANEVAVISTSYGDMTLSFWSDVAPKTVENFKKLANDGFYDGTAFHRIIKGFMVQGGCPNTKAGASGMPGTGDPGYKVKAEFNKKPHVRGVISMARAAHPDSAGCQFFICHGDAAFLNGQYTAFGELTAGDSVLEQIATVPTKSGGGGEKSTPIDRVEVKSIKIVAA; encoded by the coding sequence ATGAGCACTGAAAACTCCGCCAACGAAGTCGCCGTTATCTCCACCAGCTACGGCGACATGACCCTCTCCTTCTGGTCCGACGTGGCCCCGAAGACCGTCGAAAACTTCAAAAAACTCGCCAACGACGGTTTCTATGACGGCACCGCCTTCCACCGTATCATCAAGGGCTTCATGGTCCAGGGTGGCTGCCCCAACACCAAGGCCGGCGCTTCCGGCATGCCCGGCACCGGCGACCCCGGCTACAAGGTGAAGGCCGAGTTCAACAAGAAACCCCACGTGCGTGGCGTCATCTCCATGGCCCGCGCCGCCCACCCGGACAGCGCTGGTTGCCAGTTCTTCATCTGCCACGGTGACGCCGCGTTCCTCAACGGCCAATACACCGCCTTCGGTGAGCTGACCGCCGGTGACAGCGTGCTCGAACAGATCGCCACCGTGCCGACCAAGAGCGGCGGCGGCGGCGAAAAGAGCACCCCGATCGATCGCGTCGAGGTGAAGAGCATCAAGATCGTCGCCGCCTGA